The following are encoded in a window of Telmatobacter sp. DSM 110680 genomic DNA:
- a CDS encoding peptidylprolyl isomerase, which produces MKAIATVIVLCAGILIHAQAPAPKSASAKSPAAKLGASHSTTASQRPSLLKPESLKLKAPSVFKAKFATTAGDFVVEVHRDWAPLGADRFYNLVRAGYFTNAAFFRVIPGFVAQFGLSANPAINKVWDTAKIADDPVVQSNKRGTIVFATAGPNTRTRQFFINYADNARLDGMGFAPFGTVVEGMAAVDKLYANYGESPRQDLITEQGDAYLKAHFPDLDKIKLATIVPTAPPPAHAPATTHTPAKSTAKPVQH; this is translated from the coding sequence ATGAAAGCAATTGCGACAGTCATCGTCTTGTGTGCAGGCATTCTGATCCACGCCCAGGCTCCCGCTCCCAAAAGCGCTTCCGCAAAAAGTCCGGCTGCAAAACTTGGCGCATCCCACAGCACCACTGCCAGCCAGCGCCCGTCCCTGCTGAAACCGGAATCGCTCAAGCTCAAGGCCCCCTCTGTCTTCAAGGCGAAGTTCGCCACCACTGCTGGTGACTTCGTTGTCGAAGTCCATCGCGACTGGGCGCCCCTCGGCGCAGATCGCTTTTACAACCTCGTTCGCGCCGGCTACTTCACTAATGCGGCCTTTTTCCGCGTCATTCCCGGCTTCGTTGCCCAGTTCGGACTTAGCGCCAACCCCGCCATCAACAAGGTCTGGGACACCGCAAAAATAGCCGACGATCCTGTCGTGCAGAGCAACAAGCGCGGAACCATCGTCTTCGCCACCGCCGGTCCCAACACGCGCACCCGCCAATTCTTCATCAACTACGCCGACAACGCCCGTCTCGACGGCATGGGCTTCGCTCCCTTCGGCACCGTCGTCGAAGGCATGGCCGCCGTCGACAAACTGTACGCGAACTACGGAGAATCCCCCCGCCAGGATTTAATCACCGAACAAGGCGATGCCTACCTCAAGGCTCACTTCCCCGACCTCGACAAAATCAAGCTGGCAACGATTGTTCCCACCGCCCCACCGCCAGCGCACGCACCCGCAACCACCCACACGCCTGCGAAGTCGACAGCGAAGCCCGTCCAGCACTAG